From Saccopteryx leptura isolate mSacLep1 chromosome 3, mSacLep1_pri_phased_curated, whole genome shotgun sequence, one genomic window encodes:
- the TPD52 gene encoding tumor protein D52 isoform X5: MERGEPGLLRTDPVPEAGEDVAATINATEVLSEEEQEELRRELEKVEEEIQTLSQVLAAKEKHLAEIKRKLGISSLQELKQNIAKGWQDVTATPAYKKTSETLSQAGQKASAAFASVGSVITKKLEDVNIRSIQHSISMPAMRNSPTFKSFEEKVENLKASRESKVGGTKTAGGDFGEVLNSTANASATATEPLPEQMREGP, translated from the exons GTCTACTGAGAACAGACCCAGTACCCGAGGCAGGGGAGGATGTTGCTGCTACAATCAATGCCACGGAGGTCCTGTCGGAGGAGGAGCAAGAGGAGCTGAGGAGAGAGCTCGAAAAG GTGGAAGAAGAAATCCAGACTCTGTCTCAGGTCTTAGCAGCGAAAGAGAAGCACCTCGCAGAGATCAAGAGGAAACTTGGGATCAGTTCACTGCAGGAGCTGAAACAGAACATTGCCAAAGGCTGGCAAGATGTGACCGCGACACCTGC ATACAAAAAGACATCGGAAACGCTGTCGCAGGCTGGACAGAAGGCCTCAGCTGCTTTCGCTTCTGTGGGGTCTGTCATCACCAAAAAGCTGGAAGACGTCAA TATACGTTCCATTCAACATTCAATTAGCATGCCTGCTATGAG aAACTCCCCAACTTTCAAATCCTTTGAAGAAAAGGTCGAAAACTTAAAGGCAAGTAGAGAG tctaaagTAGGGGGGACCAAGACTGCCGGTGGTGATTTCGGAGAAGTCTTGAATTCGACTGCGAATGCTAGCGCCACGGCCACGgagcctctgccagaacagatGCGGGAGGGCCCGTGA